The Triticum dicoccoides isolate Atlit2015 ecotype Zavitan chromosome 6A, WEW_v2.0, whole genome shotgun sequence genome has a window encoding:
- the LOC119314944 gene encoding pentatricopeptide repeat-containing protein At1g71210, mitochondrial-like, which yields MPRLLAPLPSRSRRRRLLAILSNTFSASTASPHCAPPPPPPPLPQLSPLLPRTAESYASISEAASGIAVSFRDWFLAPCAAEPLAALDSIYEALASDDAAALEALPLSEELVLSVLRHRPRRLPDGDAVLLLRLKFFDWSGRRPHYLHTRAVYHAVFRLLSRARRASVVLDWLRLFTTTSASTGQPRFHQTLVVGYAVAGDPQRGLSVLGRMRFRGMDLDAVSSRILLNSLVDASFHDLADSFARNLAASPVATCIRIKSLCRRARFSDATALLDTLPFAEASRGPAAGSIVTEFCRRGRFDEAAQIVGKFSSCDVYGAWIHGLIEAGMLDTTLQFLSDKKEAEGYIPDGQRYDKLVHRLLRKNRLGEVYDLLVEMMEEGIAPGRSTMNAALCFFCKAGLVEVAMHLYRSRLDLGINPNKDVYNNLIRALCRGGATEEACLVLEQSMEDGYFPGRQTFAMFANVLCQEGKLDKVRELLDRALKQEAWPMENVLAKYLVALCKSGNVDEACKVPQIASSKNPAGLYRYESTYKSLIRALILIRRVDVLPRLILEMQDMGHIPTRSLYQSVVCELCELSKYGEVLELLENQLRRSELQPRVCYNYFISGAGHAKKADVAREVYSRMESAGIEPSVESNILLLMSYLRSKRIGDALTFFNFIHEKKPPGTKMYNVFISGLCEARKPEQAMVFWREARDKGLIPSIDCYEQLVLLLSSVQDYDSVVKIIDDFRETGRPVSAFLCNVLLLHTLRGSDLLKAWARSEDKSGSLEASAGEIKGRGAGRFLIGQLIELFASGIRNRSDLEVLEEGLEQFFPVDIYTYNMLLRGLSMAGRMDSACNMFERLCQRGYLPNRYTFDIMVHGFCKHGRRSEAERWMEAMYRNGFYPTWYTMRLYNNTSLRPHDQ from the coding sequence ATGCCCCGCCTCCTCGCCCCGCTCCCCtcccgctcgcgccgccgccgcctcctcgccattctgtcgaacaccttctcGGCGTCCACAGCCTCACCACACtgcgcgccgcccccgccgccgccgccgctgccgcagctcTCCCCGCTGCTCCCCCGGACCGCGGAGTCCTACGCCTCCATCTCCGAGGCCGCGTCCGGCATCGCCGTCTCCTTCCGCGACTGGTTCCTCGCGCCCTGCGCCGCCGAGCCGCTCGCCGCCCTCGACTCGATCTACGAGGCCCTCGCCTCGGACGACGCGGCGGCGCTCGAGGCGCTCCCGCTCTCGGAGGAGCTCGTCCTCTCGGTGCTCCGCCACCGCCCGCGGAGGCTCCCCGACGGCGACGCGGTTCTGCTGCTCCGCCTCAAGTTCTTCGACTGGTCGGGCCGCCGCCCGCACTACCTCCACACGCGCGCCGTCTACCATGCCGTCTTCCGCCTGCTCTCGCGCGCGCGCCGCGCCTCTGTGGTGCTCGACTGGCTCCGCCTCTTCACCACCACCTCCGCGTCCACCGGGCAGCCGCGCTTCCATCAGACGCTCGTCGTAGGCTACGCCGTCGCGGGCGACCCCCAGCGCGGGCTCAGCGTCCTCGGCCGCATGCGCTTCCGCGGCATGGACCTGGATGCCGTCTCCTCCCGCATACTCCTCAACTCACTTGTCGATGCGTCATTCCACGACTTGGCCGACTCCTTCGCCCGCAACCTTGCTGCTAGTCCCGTTGCAACCTGCATCCGCATCAAGAGCCTGTGCCGCCGCGCCCGCTTCAGCGATGCCACTGCACTACTTGACACCCTCCCTTTCGCCGAAGCATCCAGAGGCCCCGCCGCTGGCTCTATTGTCACGGAGTTCTGCCGGCGTGGGCGCTTTGACGAGGCAGCCCAGATTGTTGGTAAATTCTCGTCATGTGATGTGTACGGCGCGTGGATCCATGGTCTCATTGAGGCTGGGATGCTTGATACTACATTGCAGTTCCTTTCTGATAAGAAGGAGGCTGAGGGATATATCCCTGATGGTCAGCGGTATGATAAGCTTGTGCACCGCCTTCTCCGCAAGAACAGACTTGGTGAAGTTTATGATTTGCTTGTGGAAATGATGGAGGAGGGCATTGCTCCAGGCCGTTCAACCATGAATGCCGCGCTTTGCTTCTTTTGCAAAGCCGGGCTTGTGGAAGTTGCCATGCATTTGTATAGATCAAGATTGGACCTTGGGATTAACCCAAACAAGGATGTCTACAACAATCTGATCAGGGCACTGTGCCGAGGTGGGGCCACAGAAGAGGCTTGTCTGGTACTGGAACAGTCTATGGAAGATGGATACTTTCCTGGCCGTCAGACATTTGCAATGTTCGCAAATGTGCTGTGTCAGGAAGGGAAGCTAGATAAGGTGAGGGAGCTGCTCGATAGGGCTCTCAAGCAGGAGGCGTGGCCAATGGAGAATGTATTAGCCAAGTACCTTGTTGCATTGTGCAAGAGTGGGAATGTGGATGAGGCATGTAAAGTGCCTCAGATAGCGAGCAGCAAGAACCCTGCGGGCCTATATCGCTATGAATCAACTTACAAGAGCTTGATCAGAGCATTAATATTGATTAGGAGGGTGGATGTGCTCCCAAGGCTCATACTCGAAATGCAAGATATGGGACACATCCCAACCCGAAGCCTCTACCAGTCGGTTGTTTGTGAATTGTGTGAGCTGAGTAAGTATGGTGAGGTTCTTGAGCTGCTGGAGAACCAGTTGCGGAGGAGTGAACTCCAACCCCGTGTGTGCTATAACTACTTCATCTCTGGGGCTGGACATGCTAAGAAGGCTGATGTGGCCAGGGAGGTGTACAGCCGGATGGAGTCTGCAGGGATTGAACCATCTGTCGAAAGCAATATCCTTCTTCTCATGAGTTATCTGAGGAGTAAGCGTATTGGTGACGCACTGACTTTTTTCAACTTCATTCAtgagaagaagccacctgggaccAAGATGTATAACGTATTTATATCTGGTCTATGTGAAGCTCGGAagccagagcaggcaatggtatttTGGAGGGAAGCAAGGGACAAAGGATTAATACCGAGCATCGACTGCTATGAACAGCTTGTGCTCCTTTTGAGCTCTGTTCAAGATTATGACAGTGTTGTCAAGATTATTGATGATTTCAGGGAAACAGGGCGCCCTGTTTCAGCGTTCTTGTGTAATGTGCTTCTGTTGCACACACTGAGGGGCAGCGATCTTCTCAAGGCTTGGGCGCGTTCAGAAGATAAATCCGGGTCTCTTGAAGCAAGCGCTGGAGAGATCAAAGGTCGGGGTGCAGGACGATTCTTGATTGGCCAACTTATCGAGTTGTTTGCAAGCGGTATCAGGAACAGGAGTGACTTGGAGGTTTTAGAAGAGGGTCTAGAACAGTTCTTTCCTGTCGACATTTATACTTATAACATGCTGTTACGAGGATTGAGCATGGCAGGGAGGATGGATTCTGCCTGTAACATGTTCGAAAGACTCTGCCAAAGGGGCTATCTACCGAATCGATATACTTTTGATATAATGGTACATGGCTTCTGCAAGCATGGCAGAAGAAGTGAGGCTGAAAGGTGGATGGAGGCAATGTACCGAAACGGGTTCTATCCCACTTGGTACACTATGAGGTTATACAACAATACATCCTTGCGACCGCATGATCAGTAG
- the LOC119314946 gene encoding ribose-phosphate pyrophosphokinase 1, chloroplastic, translating into MPLPSSSSAAAVAAGPAASPLAARSRGRLLRARSGHAAVRCQRVDPVRLRAVNGSPPCVPLSDRSPWTPATMPIFGDANIRKDDTRLRIFSGTANPSLAQEIASYMGLELGKINIKRFADGEIYVQLQESVRGCDVFLVQPSCPPANENLMELLIMIDTCRRASAKNITAVIPYFGYARADRKSQGRESIAAKLVANMITEAGANRVLVCDLHSSQAMGYFDIPVDHVYGQPVILDYLASKTISSNDLVVVSPDVGGVARARAFAKKLSDAPLAIVDKRRHGHNVAEVMNLIGDVRGKVAVMMDDMIDTAGTIAKGAELLHQEGAREVYACCTHAVFSPPAIERLSSGLFQEVIITNTIPLKEEKNFPQLTILSVANLLGETIWRVHDDCSVGHAPYSTLDID; encoded by the exons ATGCcgctcccttcctcctcctccgccgccgccgtcgcggccGGGCCGGCGGCGTCCCCGCTCGCCGCCCGAAGCCGGGGCCGCCTCCTTCGCGCGCGCTCGGGCCACGCCGCCGTG AGGTGCCAGAGGGTCGATCCTGTGAGGCTGAGGGCGGTCAATGGATCACCCCCCTGCGTTCCCCTGTCCGACAGGTCGCCGTGGACCCCTGCGACGATGCCGATTTTCGGGGACGCAAACATCAGGAAGGACGACACGAGGCTGCGCATCTTCTCAGGAACGGCTAACCCCTCGCTCGCCCAG GAAATAGCAAGCTACATGGGTCTAGAACTTGGGAAGATCAACATAAAAAGGTTTGCTGATGGCGAAATATATGTTCAGTTACAAGAAAGTGTAAGGGGCTGCGATGTGTTCCTTGTGCAACCATCATGCCCTCCAGCAAACGAGAATCTCATGGAGCTACTCATCATGATTGATACATGCAGAAGAGCATCTGCTAAGAATATTACTGCAGTCATCCCTTATTTCGGTTATGCCAGGGCTGACAGGAAG TCTCAAGGTCGTGAATCTATAGCTGCAAAGCTTGTAGCTAATATGATTACTGAAGCTGGTGCAAACCGTGTCCTTGTTTGTGATCTTCATTCAAGTCAGGCCATGGGATATTTTGACATCCCAGTAGATCATGTTTATGGCCAG CCGGTGATTCTTGATTACCTCGCCAGCAAGACAATTAGTTCAAATGACTTGGTGGTGGTGTCGCCCGATGTTGGAGGTGTTGCCAGGGCACGCGCTTTTGCCAAAAAGCTATCAGATGCACCTCTAGCGATTGTAGATAAAAGAAGGCATGGACACAACGTTGCCGAG GTAATGAATCTTATTGGAGATGTTAGAGGAAAAGTGGCCGTTATGATGGATGATATGATTGATACGGCAG GAACTATTGCCAAAGGAGCTGAGCTGCTGCATCAAGAAGGAGCAAGAGAAGTATATGCATGTTGTACACATGCTGTTTTTAG CCCACCAgccatcgaaagattatcaagtggTTTGTTTCAAGAAGTAATCATCACGAACACTATCCCTTTAAAGGAGGAGAAGAATTTCCCGCAGCTGACCATTCTTTCAGTCGCGAACCTTCTAGGCGAGACTATCTGGCGTGTTCATGACGATTGCTCG GTTGGCCATGCGCCATACTCCACCTTGGATATCGACTGA